ATTTCTCGCTTTCGTATTTTGTAAAAGATTCTTCACGCTACGATAATGATGCGCTTATTCTCGCGATTAATGATGCCAACGATCGTGCAAAACTGATTGCTGAGACGGCTGGAATTAAGTTGAACGGTATTCAAAGTATTGAGTATGGATCTATGGGTGGTGGCGGTCCTGTAATGTACCGATCCATGGCGGATACAGCTGTCGGCATGAATGCCTCTGATATCATTATTAGTAAAGATATTTCAATTACATGGGACATTAAATAGGAAACTCCATAATTATGGAGTTTTTTCTTCGTTCCGCTTCATTGCGTGTTAAAATAGAGACAATGGAGGATTCATAATGGCTAAGCAAAATTACAAATCTGTTTTTGATATTATTGGGCCGGTAATGGCAGGCCCGAGCAGTTCCCATACTGCAGGAGCAGCGCGTATTGGTAAAATCGCTCGGAACATCTTTTCAGCAACACCGGAAAGTGCGAATGTCTATTTGTATGAGTCTTTTGCAGATACATATCGTGGGCATGGGACGGATGTCGCTTTGGCAGCTGGATTGATGGGAATGGAACCCGACGATGACCGCTTGCACGAGTCCTTGCTTATTGCACAAGAAATTGGGTTTGATATTCGCTTTATCCCATTAGCAGAGAAAGTTGACCATCCCAATACTGCGAAAATTGTCATGCGATCGGGTGATCGTAAGATGAGTGTTGTCGGTGTTTCAATCGGGGGTGGCAACATAAAGGTTGTAGCAATTAATGATATCGCTGTAGATATTGATGGTGGCACACCAACCATTCTCATCTTCCATATTGATTGTCCGGGTATGATTGCTAACGTTGCCCGTGTACTTAGTGATCTTCACATTAATATTGGTTCCATGAAAGTTGATCGTGAAGAAAAGGGAAAGCGTGCGTATATGGTCATTGAACTGGATCAAGACGAACTTCACACATCCTTGCAATCGCTTCGAGAACTCGATAATATCCTCGAAGTGCTTTATATAAGAAAGTAGGTGCAGCATGTTTAAATCAATTGAAGACTTGGTGCAACAATCCGAGTCCGTAGGAAGTATTGCGGAAGCTGTTATTCGAGCTGAAATAGAACAAAGTGGTTTGGATCGTGAAACGATATGGAATCATATGTCTCGACAACTGGAAGTTATGAAGCGAACTGTTGAACGCGGTGTCGCTGGTGTCAAATCAAAAACTGGATTAACAGGTGGCGATGCCCCAAAAATTAGAGAATATTTAATGGAACATGAAAGTATTTGTGGATCCACAGTGATGACTGCTGTTCAAAATGCCATTGCTACCAATGAAGTGAATGCGGCGATGGGCTTAATTTGCGCAACACCCACAGCGGGAAGTGCAGGTGTTGCACCAGGTGTTCTTGTTGCACTAATTGAACGCTATAATCTTACAGAAACACAACAAGTTAATTTTCTTTTCGTCGCTGGAGGGTTTGGTTTGGTTGTTGCAAATAATGCATCAATTGCAGGTGCAACAGGTGGGTGCCAAGCTGAGATTGGCAGTGCGTCCGCAATGGCGAGCGCAGCAACTGTCGAAATCCTTGGGGCTCACCAACCATGGCTTCTCATGCCTTTGCAATGACCATTAAGAATATGCTGGGTTTAATTTGTGATCCCGTGGCGGGTCTTGTTGAAGTTCCTTGTGTGAAACGCAATGCACTCGGTGCATCACAGGCCTTAGTGTCGGCAGATATGGCCTTGGCTGGGATTCAAAGCATTATACCTCCTGATGAGGTTGTGGCGACCATGTATAAAGTTGGGAAAGAACTGCCTTCTAAATTTCGCGAAACAGGCGAGGGTGGACTTGCGGATACCCCAACCGGTCGGCGCTATGAAAAAGAGATATTTGGAGAACGAACAAAGGGAACGACTCAAAGTGAGTAATTCCCTTTTTATTCGCGCAATTTGAATGTTTTATGGCTTATCAAGCGCACGATAAGTGTAGATACTCCAATAAACATGAGGGCGAAGATGATAATAATAGTGTGGATATTTGCAATTGATCGTAAGATGGATTGATTGTAAGCAAGCATGACAACGGCAATGTTTGCGAGTGTATACGGAAGACTCTTAATTTCCATATTACGATTGAATGGTTGCAGCACATAGTAGAGGAATAAATGATAGGTGGAGAAGAAAATTGATAAAGCTATAAAATCGAAAGCAGTTATAATAACGGTACTATTGAGTTCGAGATATCCCAAACTTCCCCAAAGTGTGAACCACACTAATGCAAGTGCTACCGGGATAAAGTTGATGGCTACAAGATTTCGTAATCGCACAAGGTACTGCTTCCAAATTGTTTCTCTGCGACGGTAAAATGCATAGTGAAGCAGGCTGTAATCAGAATTCAGATAAAATGCACGCGTGATTCGCTGTGATGAATTTATTGCATAAGTAAAAAACACGAGGAATCCGAGGGAATCAAGCGTAATTGCATTCAATCCTGATATGAGAACAGTATAGAAATCGGGTTGGAATCTTTGACAATAGATCAATATGAGTGTTGTCAAGCTCCCAATTGCCATGATTGCGGCTCCAATGTTGCGAATGGGTTTGTACCATATACGTCGGTGTCGGGCAAAGAATAATGAATTGAGCAGGCGATAACCAGAATACTTTGAAACGGTGGCAAGTGATGCATCTTTCGAAGCTAAGTCATCAATTCGAAGTTCCTGTTTTGTTAATTCCAACATTTGCTGTGAAGCATCGGTGCTTAAATTCATTGTAGTGCGAATGTACATGTTGACGGCATGAAAATCATTGAAATCTTGTGTGATGCGATATGCATACAATGCGAGAGATAACATTATTGCAAGAAGGGGTAGTAATATCCAAACAGGGATAAACGGCGAAAATGCAAATAAAACGCCGAAAGAAGCGTAGGCGATTGAAAGTAGAATGCGACTACGAATGCGTAATTGTCGCTCGTATCGCGTGAAAACAATCGTATTGACTGCTTCAGCAAGTATAAAATTGACGACTGGAAAACTCAGGCTAACGAGTAAATAAGGGTAATACTGTGGTTGATGGGATAGAATACTGAACAAGAATATCGATAAAATGATGCCATAAAGCAAGCGGTCAAGAATTCGTTGACGGTACTGGTGATGATAATAAGTTTTAGCATCCAATTTAAATAATGAAATGAGCAGCCACTTTGTTTTGTTATCTTCAAATAATAAGGTATCTTCAGTACCCAAAAGATTGAGTGTAATTGCAACACCAAGTACAAAATGGACATTGTTGATATCAAAGTTAAAAGTTCTGAAAAGCATCCCAGATAGCAGGATGATCCCCAAAGCCATAAGTACTTTTCCAAGTATTTTCTTAATACCCACTATAATCCGTAATACAATGCGGTAGATGTTTTTCAGGTCATCATTATAATATGCATTTTCAGAGATTTTAGATCCTATAAATGGCAATTTACGAAGAAAGTAAAGAATTTGATTGACACGTATCGCGCTTTGGATTTGTTCGATGGATTTACTTCTCATGATCATCTCTTAAGATTTCAAGAATCTCTGCCTCAAAGTCGGGGTGGTGAAGACGTTCATTGCTCAATGCTTGAATTTCTCCATGTTGTAAGACAACAACTTCGTCACAAATATCACGCGCGATCTGAAGAATATGAGTGGAAAGAATCATAATGCAGTCATTTTTGATGTCCATCAAGAGATTCTTCATTTCTAATGAGGCAACTAAATCAAACGAAGTAAGGGGTTCGTCAAGGAAAAGAACAGTAGGTTTCAAGATTAAAATGCAAATCATCTGAAGTTTATTTCGCATGCCATGAGAATAGTCTTTAATTAGTTTATAGCGGTCTTCTTGATTGAATTGAATTTGATCAAAATAAGTATTGATGTCTTTACGATCAAGTCCTTTATCCTTATGGATATCAACGAAGAAATTTAAAAATTCATAGCCAGTTAAAAATTCAGGAAGCATGGGCATGGCATAGACATACCCAAAATCTTGATCAGATACGGGTCCGGTCTCATCAAAATAAACACGACCTGAATCACTGCTCATTTCTTGGCTTACACAGTTAAAAAAAGTTGTTTTACCACTCCCGTTTCGGCCTAAGAGTGCATAGATTTTCCCGCGTTCAAAGGTTGCGTTGACATTACGTAGTACATGTTTTGTGTCAAAACTTTTATTCAAGTTCTCAATAATGAGTTTCATGAGTTCCTCCGGTGTGTTGTATATATAAGGCAATAATACAATAATCTTTGGTGGAAATCAAATGGTGATGCTGTGAATTGGGTCTTATGTCATTGAGAGCACGTTTTGAGACATTCAAAAGGTACGAGGGTGGGACTATGGTAATCTTATGGAAAGAAGGTATTTATCTATGAAACATATTGAACATTATCCCTATCCATACACACCACTCTTAAAGCAAAATGCGGCACCCCATGAACTATTTGAAGGGTTATTTATTGAAGTTCGCACCATCGAACGGTATGAAAAATACGGAATGCTTCTGGCATCGGAAACAGAGGATATCTTGGTTGTGAAACTTGGATTTACGAACATACACAAAAGAAGCCATGGCGTGGGAAGTTTATTCACGTCAGTGCTTCTTGGTGATACAATTTGTCCGCTGGAATCGGTTGTCGATACGCGCGAGAACTTGTCAGCATTTGAGGTCATTACCCCTGCGAGTTGTTGCGAAAAGTGCTTAGTAGTTCGTGTTAATCGCGGTCCGATTCCTCAGCACGCTCTGCGGATTCGTTTTTATGATTTGTTGCATCAGCATCTTGCGATTGTTTCCCTTGATTCCTCTGCATCTCCTCAAGAATATCTTGGCGAAAGATAAGTTCAACAACACCATGGTGGGGTGTTTGCTCCGCTTTGGGTGGATAGCTTAAGTAATCTCCATACGTATTCAGTAACATGGCTTCATAGTTTTGAGGTACAGGAAAATAACTCCCTTCAAAAGGAAATAGTGTCGCACTATTATGCTCTTGGATGGTCCTTCGGTAATCTGTATATTTTGGAAAACCTTGCGTCATATGCGTAACAGAATCGCTATCTGTATAGCCTTGGTTATAACGTGTCATGATGTCTGTTTGTTTTCGATTGAGGTATTGCATGGAGCGAAGGCTCTGGGGATGGGTGACTAATGTTCGCATGAATTCAGAAAAACTATTCGTTCGTAAATAGGAAACACGATGAAGTTTTGTTTGTTGTAAAGTGTATATTTTTTCTTGGTGCCGATCACGCTCTTCTTTTTGCGATGGAATAACATCGTAAGGGAATACATCAATAAAAATACCATGGTGTACATCCATGTGTTTCCATTCCTCTTGTAAAGCCAATGATCCATTGAGCCTAATACGTGTGAATGCATGTACGAATTCAGGGTCGCTTTCAAAACTTTGAACGAAAATATTGGGATGATTCCATGATTTAGCATATTCGAGAAACGCATCATAATCCCAGCGGAGCATCGCAATATCGATATCATCATCCCAGGGAATAAAACCTTGATGGCGTATGGCTCCGATTATGGAACCAAAGTCGAGTGTAAAATGTAGCGTATGTTTTTTGCAGAATGCTTTAAATTCAGTAAGTAAGTAGAATTCAGATAATTGAAGTTGGCGGAGTGTTTCAGTAGTCATTGTTTGATCAGATACGATCATAATCAAAACTCCTCTCTATTATCATGAAATCTGGAAGTGACTTCATGAGTACAGTATAGCGTGTGCGCGTGTTCACGACGTGAAATTTGGGAAGATGACAGAATTCGTCGTAAACTCTTGGTATAATCAAGTCATGAAATGGGGTGATGCCATGCCAAACCGAATAATTTTTCATATTGATATCAACCATTGCTTTGCACAAATTGAGGAAATGATGAATCCAGAGCTTCGCAAGGGTCCGATGTGTGTTGGTGGCGATGAGAAAAAAAGAAGTGGAATTGTACTTGCACGTAATCTTAAAGCACGAGAATTCGGTATCGTCACTGCTGAGACGCTTCGCGATGCATTCCAAAAATGTCCTGCGCTTCGTGTTGTACCCCCTCAGTATGATAAATATGTCTATTACACATCATTAGTGAAAGATATTTATCGCGAATATACGGATAAAGTTGAATCCTATGGTTTGGATGAAGCGTGGCTTGATATTACGGAATCTGCGCACCTTTTTGGGAAACCCTTTGATATTGCCTATGAAATTCAAAACCGTGTACTTGAGGAATATGGCTTAACTGTTTCTGTAGGTGTGAGTTGGAATAAGGTGTTTGCGAAATTAGGGAGTGACTTGATCAAACCATCTGGAATGACAATCATCACGCCTTATAATTTCAAGGAAATTGTTTGGCCACAACCCGTTGATTCACTCTTGTTCATTGGTCAACAAACAAAACCCAAACTTAACGCCATGGGAATTTTTTCGATTGGAGATCTTGCGCAAACCCCAATTGAGAAACTGGAGCATCAGTTTGGTTTGAAAGGAAGTGAAATGTGGCGCTATGCAAATGGACTGGACGCGAGCGAAGTGGATGCATTTGGCCATGTTGATCCACCCAAAAGTATTAGTAACAGCACCACACCGCCTCATGATATCAATACATTACGCGAGGCAGAAATTATTCTGCAAAGGTTGTGTGAAAGTGTTGCTTCAAGGATGCGTGACGAAAAGGTGCGGGGCTATGTTGTCACTGTATCACCTCGGGATGTGAATTTAAAAAGTTTCAGTCGGCGCAGAAAATTAGACCATCCGATAAATCTTACGCGAGACATTTTGAATGTTGCGATGACACTACTTTCTGAGAGTTATGATTTTGATGCATTACCCCTACGAAGTATTGGGGTTAATGTCAGTAGATTGATTGATGAAGATAAGGTTGTGGAACAGATGGGTTTATTTGAGCGTTCACAAATTGAAGATCAAAAAGAGCATACAATTGATACAACCATTGACATGCTGCGCGATAAATTTGGATTTCATACCATCAAACGTGGTTCAGCGCTCTTGAATAAAGATATTGAGAATTTTGATGCGAAACGTGCCCACAGTGTGTTTCCGGGTCGGAAAAGAATTGATAATGACGAAGAAAATTTAGACAATAAGAAAAGCCCTCGGTGAGAAGGGCTTTTAACTTAAATGGAGTGTCGTGAGACACGTTGGGTCGGATGCAAATGTACTGATATTTGCTGTAGCGATTTGTCCATAATGTGTGACTGTAATTGTACCTTCGGTATTGCGTGGTAACCAAATTCCGGCAAAACCATTTTTAGCCGTTGTAACACGACCGCTAAAAAGTTCTGTGCCGAGGGTATCTTTAACGATAACCTCAAAATCACGATTCACCAATTCTCCTTGACATCCAGTCGGTACATGGTCGGTGCAAGGATGAGTGATATCATTATATGGTGCAAATGAAAGGTAAAACAATTCATCGCTTATATCAAGTGTCACCGTTTCTTGAGTGTCTTTCAAAATGAGCTTTGATGCGGTTATTTGAGCGTTTAAACCTTCGGGTTTGACATCCGAACCATCCAAGTAGTCAATGAGTTGAACGGTATTCATATCTGCAAGCTTATAGTGTTCAAGAAATGCTTGCGATGAATCATTGCGACTTGAAATGTAAAACAATCCCCCCAACCCAATGAGTGCAACTGCAAAGGTTGCGATTATGAGTTTTTTATTCATAGTTTCTCCGTTTATTGTGTGCGACGGTGGCAATGACCGGAGTCATCACGATTGCGCATGTGTGTGTTCATATTTTGATCGTGGTAATTTGCACAATCTTCAGTACGATGGTTTCCGTGCCATGTGTCGTCTTCGATAACATCAACAATTGTTTGCGAATTGTCTGTTGCATTAACGATTGATGTTGAAACAACAATACCAAGGAATAAAACAAACACACCTGATAGTACGCGTAATGTATAATTTCGTTTCATAAGTAACCTCCTTGACTAAAGAATACCAATCAATTGTGGCGAAACAATGACATTTATGACGAAATTGGAAACAAATAACACAAATGAGTGTTCAGCCTATGCTACCATATCTACAGGTGATAGCATGGAAAAAATACTGATTGCAGATGATAATCAAAATATTACGAATATATTGAAAGACTACGCACAACGAGAGGGATTTGATGTTTATGTTGCTGAGGATGGCGAACGTGCACTACAATTGGTTGCGCAACATCGTTTTGCCATGATTTTATTGGATGTCATGATGCCGGTGATGGATGGCTTTGATGTATGCAAAAGCATCCGCTCGCATTCCAATGTTCCAATTATTATGATAACTGCTCGGGGTGATGATTACGATCGCATCATGGGTTTGGATATTGGTGCCGATGACTATATTGTAAAGCCTTTTGTTCCTGCTGAGGTGATGGCGCGAATCCGTGCAATTTTAAGACGTATTGGTCACACTCAAAACGCAAACATATTGGAGATTGATTCATTAATGGTAAACTTGGATGAATATGAGGTTCGCATTGATAATGAACCGATTCTTCTTACAAAGAAAGAGATTGAGATTCTATGGACCTTAATGGAATTTCCAAATCGTGTATTCACGCGTGATAATCTGCTCGATAAGGTTTGGGGGACGGATTATTATGGTGACAGTCGAACGGTTGATTCACACATAAAACGGTTGCGATCAAAACTTGATGGCAAGGGTTCAATGGGGTGGGCAGTGGCAACTGTTTGGGGATTGGGATATAAGTTTGAGGTGAATCATAATGCGTCATAAAATGACTCGAAAACTCGTTCTATATTTTTCAATAACTTTGCTGGTGTTTGCTTTGATTCTTGGCTTTGCTTTCTCATCCATGTTCCGCGAATCAACCCGTGATCAAGCACGCCAAGATTTGCAGTATCGTGCAGAGACGATTGCAGGCTCCTTGGCTGTTCATTTAGAAAATACGCAATCAAGTTCGCACATGGGACATATGAGCTCACGGCGTGCGTTTACATCGTACTTGGAGGCGCTGGATGAAGTTGCGATTGGTGATGTTTGGATTGTCGACCCTGATCTGAAAATAATCAAGCGTGGTCAAGAATCTGCAGATATTGAACTTCGTGACCTTCCACGCGGTGGCGAACAACTTATTCTCGATGCTTTGGGTGGGAAGACAGTTTTCAGTGACGGTTTCAGTGAACTTCTAAACTCTGAATCCGTGACTGTTGGTGTTCCTATCATCGGCGCTGATAAGCAAATTGTCGGAGCGGTACTGCTGCACTCACCGATTGCGGGGATTGATGCTGTGATTAATCATGGTTATCATGTATTGTTAATCAATAGTGGTGTTGCGTTGCTTCTCTCAGTTCTCGTTGCCATTATTTTGTCCAATCGCTTTGTTAAGCCACTCAAGAAAATGAGTGATACCGCGCTTCAACTCTCGAAAGGTGATTATAAAGTGCGAACTGAAGTATCATCCTCGGACGAAATTGGTGATTTGGCCAAAACACTTGACATCCTGTCTGCACAATTGGAGGCAGCAGCAATTCAACGTGATAATTTGGATCACATGAGAAACGAATTTTTTGCCGATATATCGCACGAACTACGGACGCCAATTACAGTTCTTAGAGGCACCCTTGAGACGCTTCATGATACACCAACCCTTGATCGAAACGACCATGTTGCATACCATGAAACGATGATTCAAGAAGTGGTCCATCTGCAAAAATTAGTTGATGATTTATTGGATTTCTCAAAATTAAATGCGACCGATTTCTCCCTTGATATGACGACAGTAAACATCGCTGATATCATCAACGACAGTGTAAGAAGTCTTCGCATTGCTGCTCAAAACCGCAACATAACAGTTCGCGTTTCCGTTAGAGAAACCGTTGAACCGCAAACCGCAGACTATGCTCGCTTGCGACAAATGTTCACAATCATTCTTGACAATGCATTGAAATTCACATCACCTGACAAGGGTGTTGATATTATCGTATCCAAACGTTCAGTAACAATTCAAGACTATGGGAAAGGGATTGCACCGGAGAATTTAGAGAAAATATTCAATCGTTTCTACAAGACGTCGGGAACTGATAACGAGTTGGGCAATGGGATTGGCTTGGCGATTGCTAAACAAATTGCGGTTCGTCATGGTATAATTATCACAGTTGAAAGTGAACCGAATACCCAAACGTCATTTGTTTTTGAGTTCTAGAATCGAGGCATTATGCAAGTTTATCTTTACCCAATTCGACAAGCAGCAATAATCTTTATAGGCATTGTTTTCATGATTATGGTTCCATTTATGATTGTGCAATACCGTAAGTATGGGTCGGTATCAACGTGCCGATCACTTATTTTATATTCTTTTTTATTTTACATGATATGCGCCTATTTCCTTGTAATTTTGCCATTACCCGCACGGGATTCGGTTACAACATCTTACCGTGATATGATGCAATTAATACCGTTTAATTTTATAGGGGATTTCTTTCGAGAGACAACACTCGTACTCTCACAACCATCTACCTATCTCCCTGCTTTGATGCAAGGTGTGGTGACACAACCAATCTTTAATATTATTATGTTAATCCCCTTTGGAATCTATCTGCGCTACTATTTCAATCGAAGTTTTAAAGAAACACTGATTCTATCATTTTGTTTGTCACTTTTTTTCGAACTTACGCAGTTATCCGGTCTTTATGGAATCTATTCGGGACCGTACCGCTTGTTTGATGTTGACGATTTGATGTTGAACACATTAGGTGGGGTTATTGGTTTTGTCATTGCTCCAGCGATTACATACTTCTTCCCAAGCCGTGAAACGATTGACACTTTAAATTATCGCAAAGGTCAACGGGTTACATATCTCAGACGTTTTATCGCCTACAACCTGGACCTTATGGTTATTGGAGTCCTAACAAGTATGTTGACAATGGCGTTTAGAGCCATTGGAATTACGAGTTCAACCGAACTCTATGTAAACCCACTTGTGTTCTTTGGATACTTTGTAGTATTCGCATACATAAACCATGGACGAACGCTGATGCAACAACTTTTAAAAATTGAAGTAACTTCTCATACTGGAGAATTGAAACTCTCACAATTGTTTTTAAGAGGACTCCTATTCTATATTGGAATTTACCAAGGTCCAGCAGTTGTCAACAGCCTGTATACCATGGCTTTAGATAATAATGCTGTCGATCTTCTTTCGACATTGATGTATCTTGCATTAACACTGGGGTGGTACGTATTCCTTGGAATCCACTTGGTATATACTGCATTCAAGCAGAATCGCGAATTGTTTTATGAGCGCATGAGTAAGACCTATTTTGTAAGTACTGTAAATGAATAAAAAAGATGGAGGGCACTATGGAAACAACTGAAATTAGACAAGAACGTGTTGTGATTGTGGGTGTTGATTTAGGCCAACGTGATTTTAATATCATCGAGTCGATGAAGGAATTAAGTGAACTGGTGATTGCCGCGGGTGGACTTGTGGTTGGTGAAACAATTCAAAACCGCGAAAAAGTAAACGCAAAAACATATATTGGTAAGGGGAAAGTCGAAGAAGTAGCAACCTTAGTATTGCTCACCGAGGCTGATACCGTTGTTTTTAATGAAGAACTTACGGGATCGCAAATGCGAAATCTTGAAGAAGTCATTCAATGTAAAATCATTGACCGTACTAATTTAATTCTCGATATCTTTGCCAGCAGAGCGACTTCCAAAGAAGGACTCTTGCAAGTAGAACTTGCACAGTTGAAATATCGCTTACCCCGTCTTGTTGGATACAGTACACATCTATCCCGTTTGGGTGGTGGGATTGGAACCAAAGGACCGGGTGAACAAAAACTTGAGTTGGATCGCCGTCATATTTTGAAGGATATTCATCGTATTGAGTCAGAACTCAAGAAACTTGAGGAAAATCGGACATTGAATCGAAAACAGCGCCTCAAATCGCATCTGCCAATCGTATCTCTTGTGGGCTATACCAATGCTGGGAAATCGACAATCATGAATGGGATCCTCAAATTATCCAATGATGACAAATTTGTTTACGCAGAAGACATGCTCTTCGCCACCTTGGATACATCCATGCGCCGTACAAAGTTGAATAATAATCTATCGATTCTTTTAACCGATACCGTAGGGTTTGTTTCGAAATTACCAACGCATTTAATAGCTGCGTTTAAGGGGACACTTGAGGAAATAACGTTCTCAGATTGTATTGTTCATGTTATTGACGCATCAAATCCGCACTTAGATATTCAAGTAAATACGACCAAGAAAATCCTCAGTGATTTAGGTGTCGCAGACATACCGATGGTCACAGTATTTAATAAGATGGATCTCATTGAACATGATGACCTTGCAACCATGAATCAAAACTACAAACAACGGATCTACATTTCAGCAAAAAATCCTGCAGATATTGATTTGCTTCTTGATGTTGTTGAGGATGCATTGGCACCTAAATTTCGAAAAGTAGTCCTGAAGTTGCCGTTTTCAGATATGAATCTGATGGACTATTTCGCAAGTAATTATGATGTTGGAACCATTGAATACGATGAAGAAGGAGCAGTGTTTACCGTTGTGCTAAGCACAAGTGATCTCGAGCGTTTTAAAAAGTATCGAACGTAAAAAAATGTACACTTCATTGTAGTGTACATTTTTTATTGTGCAATGCGATGGTTTATCTCCTGTAATTCAGCAGCAGTTAAGTATCGCCATTCACCGGGTTTTAGATTGTCAATCGTTATATTCATGATGCGTACGCGCTGCAAGGAAACAACTTTGAAACCAAGTGCCTTGGTCATGCGACGAATTTGACGGTTAAGACCTTGCCGTAAAATGATACGGAATGTTTTCGGTCCCAGTGATTCAACTTCACAGGGTTCGGTAACTTGCATCATATGTGCAGCTTGGTTGTATATATTAACCCCATTTGACATTGCGGATGCAAACTCATGATTGAAGGGTTTATCGACCGAGACAATATACTCTTTATCATGCCCGTATTCCTCACGAAGGATCTTATTGACGATGTTGCCATCGTTTGTCATAAGAATAAGTCCGAACGAATCCTTGTCAAGACGACCAATTGGGAAAATCGTATCTTCATAGTTCATGAATTTCACAATATTACTGGAATCTTTTGGATCTGTTGTGCTTGTGATGCCAACGGGTTTATTGAGTGCGATGTAGACAAGATTTTGCACTTTACCAATGATGTTGCCCTCGACGCTCACTGTATCACCAGGAAACACCTGAGTTCCTACTTCGGCTACGACATTATTAATCGTTACCAGGCCATTCTCGACCAGACGATCAGCGCCGCGACGTGATGCGTAGCCGGACTCACTGATGAACTTATTAAGACGTATGGATGATGTTGCCTCGTGTTGAATTATGCCTTGTGGTTGGCTGAGAGCATTGCCTTTTTGAATTGCGTGTTTCATTGTGTTATCTCCCTTTGGTAGTATTTACCTTGCCATGTATTACGTTCAACCATAAGTTTATCAATGTCGTTCAATACGACCGTTTTGCGTCGCGTCCAATCTGGTGCTAAAAGGTCTGCTCCGATACCATCACCAGTCAAGCGAGCAATCACCATATCTTGCGGTAAGCGCTCAATCTGTTGAACTACGATATCGATATACGCTTCACGCGTCAACATTGCAAAGGGATTCTTTTTATACTGATATCCTAATTTTGTATCATTGATAATATGTAACATATG
The window above is part of the Erysipelothrix sp. HDW6C genome. Proteins encoded here:
- a CDS encoding VanZ family protein, giving the protein MQVYLYPIRQAAIIFIGIVFMIMVPFMIVQYRKYGSVSTCRSLILYSFLFYMICAYFLVILPLPARDSVTTSYRDMMQLIPFNFIGDFFRETTLVLSQPSTYLPALMQGVVTQPIFNIIMLIPFGIYLRYYFNRSFKETLILSFCLSLFFELTQLSGLYGIYSGPYRLFDVDDLMLNTLGGVIGFVIAPAITYFFPSRETIDTLNYRKGQRVTYLRRFIAYNLDLMVIGVLTSMLTMAFRAIGITSSTELYVNPLVFFGYFVVFAYINHGRTLMQQLLKIEVTSHTGELKLSQLFLRGLLFYIGIYQGPAVVNSLYTMALDNNAVDLLSTLMYLALTLGWYVFLGIHLVYTAFKQNRELFYERMSKTYFVSTVNE
- a CDS encoding pseudouridine synthase → MKHAIQKGNALSQPQGIIQHEATSSIRLNKFISESGYASRRGADRLVENGLVTINNVVAEVGTQVFPGDTVSVEGNIIGKVQNLVYIALNKPVGITSTTDPKDSSNIVKFMNYEDTIFPIGRLDKDSFGLILMTNDGNIVNKILREEYGHDKEYIVSVDKPFNHEFASAMSNGVNIYNQAAHMMQVTEPCEVESLGPKTFRIILRQGLNRQIRRMTKALGFKVVSLQRVRIMNITIDNLKPGEWRYLTAAELQEINHRIAQ
- the hflX gene encoding GTPase HflX; amino-acid sequence: METTEIRQERVVIVGVDLGQRDFNIIESMKELSELVIAAGGLVVGETIQNREKVNAKTYIGKGKVEEVATLVLLTEADTVVFNEELTGSQMRNLEEVIQCKIIDRTNLILDIFASRATSKEGLLQVELAQLKYRLPRLVGYSTHLSRLGGGIGTKGPGEQKLELDRRHILKDIHRIESELKKLEENRTLNRKQRLKSHLPIVSLVGYTNAGKSTIMNGILKLSNDDKFVYAEDMLFATLDTSMRRTKLNNNLSILLTDTVGFVSKLPTHLIAAFKGTLEEITFSDCIVHVIDASNPHLDIQVNTTKKILSDLGVADIPMVTVFNKMDLIEHDDLATMNQNYKQRIYISAKNPADIDLLLDVVEDALAPKFRKVVLKLPFSDMNLMDYFASNYDVGTIEYDEEGAVFTVVLSTSDLERFKKYRT
- a CDS encoding ATP-binding protein, whose protein sequence is MRHKMTRKLVLYFSITLLVFALILGFAFSSMFRESTRDQARQDLQYRAETIAGSLAVHLENTQSSSHMGHMSSRRAFTSYLEALDEVAIGDVWIVDPDLKIIKRGQESADIELRDLPRGGEQLILDALGGKTVFSDGFSELLNSESVTVGVPIIGADKQIVGAVLLHSPIAGIDAVINHGYHVLLINSGVALLLSVLVAIILSNRFVKPLKKMSDTALQLSKGDYKVRTEVSSSDEIGDLAKTLDILSAQLEAAAIQRDNLDHMRNEFFADISHELRTPITVLRGTLETLHDTPTLDRNDHVAYHETMIQEVVHLQKLVDDLLDFSKLNATDFSLDMTTVNIADIINDSVRSLRIAAQNRNITVRVSVRETVEPQTADYARLRQMFTIILDNALKFTSPDKGVDIIVSKRSVTIQDYGKGIAPENLEKIFNRFYKTSGTDNELGNGIGLAIAKQIAVRHGIIITVESEPNTQTSFVFEF